A genome region from Nymphalis io chromosome Z, ilAglIoxx1.1, whole genome shotgun sequence includes the following:
- the LOC126780420 gene encoding uncharacterized protein LOC126780420 has translation MSDATKQEVSIESDSSSESSSEDESAPVESIHRYYYDKVVAESLAENMYVLSVESDLDDDEDDSSQSTSCNSPPQPFELEDYSEDDSDNSENEDNIPVRVHRRGLFPNSPQWYAYFRRFLSERQIEDLWNVTDWVDKWYWDDSTETEPPERPFFTDSFGLF, from the exons ATGAGTGATGCAACAAAACAGGAGGTCAGCATAGAATCAGACTCCAGCAGCGAGTCGTCGTCAGAAGATGAATCGGCTCCAGTTGAAAGTATACACAGATATTACTATG atAAAGTCGTTGCGGAGTCCCTTGCGGAGAATATGTATGTTCTATCGGTGGAATCGGACCTCGATGACGACGAGGATGATT CGAGCCAGTCAACCTCTTGTAACTCACCACCACAGCCGTTTGAGTTAGAAGATTATTCAGAAGATGATTCCGATAACTCTGAAAACGAAGATAATATACCTGTAAGGGTGCACCGCCGCGGCTTG ttcCCGAATAGTCCACAATGGTACGCTTACTTTAGACGATTCTTGAGTGAACGTCAAATAGAGGACTTGTGGAATGTTACCGATTGG GTAGACAAATGGTATTGGGATGACAGCACCGAAACTGAACCTCCAGAGCGTCCGTTTTTTACGGACTCTTTCGGTCTTTTTTAA
- the LOC126780416 gene encoding uncharacterized protein LOC126780416, producing the protein MKLTNVQIMPPGGGDDHNKERARRFPNRSPIIEGNDDGNIMARNNIHQNRLPETDENEPFNFIKFYHGREWSEVEHLLQLPPDSEKGDDEEEEDWSPAPSHASNDSQDDPFAEDIHDFVNVLDNMIRSQSNLSYDANRVVDYLDLDLFKYESILSNVQDWTWESNEFLNDEPFNSSRVDAAPTP; encoded by the exons ATGAAATTGACAAACGTGCAAATAATGCCACCGGGTGGTGGTGATGACCATAATAAGGAGCGCGCGAGGCGATTTCCAAATCGTAGCCCCATAATTGAAGGCAACGACGATGGCAACATCATG gCTCGAAACAATATACACCAAAATAGACTGCCGGAAACGGATGAAAACGAAcccttcaattttataaaattctatcaTG GAAGGGAATGGTCGGAGGTAGAGCATTTGCTTCAACTGCCACCTGATTCGGAAAAGGGTGACGATGAAGAAGAAGAGGATT GGTCTCCGGCGCCATCACATGCAAGTAATGATTCACAAGACGACCCATTCGCAGAGGACATTCACGATTTTGTTAATGTTTTGGATAACATG ATAAGGTCTCAGTCCAACTTAAGCTATGATGCAAACCGAGTTGTTGACTACCTTGATCTTGACTTGTTTAAATATGAGTCTATATTGTCGAAT GTTCAAGATTGGACTTGGGAATCGAATGAATTTCTGAACGATGAACCTTTCAATTCATCAAGAGTAGACGCAGCTCCTACTCCTTAA
- the LOC126780419 gene encoding uncharacterized protein LOC126780419 isoform X1: MSDKREKEVNIQDSNSESSSDGESAPPASNTTTYVADNSTVDSLVAKIYYYLSVESDQDDEEGDLNSSPTPPDAPPEPSDEQDGNAEDEVVGDIDDKISKIEGLENLVVNSPSWFLHVKPHLTKEELKELWERTPWGIKWFWDENGDDDEDEYGNQERGRYIIQAPFF; this comes from the exons ATGAGTGACAAACGTGAAAAAGAGGTCAACATACAAGATTCCAATAGCGAGTCGTCGTCTGATGGCGAATCGGCTCCACCAGCCTCGAATACAACAACATACGTTGCTG ACAATTCTACTGTGGATTCACTGGTggcaaaaatttattattacctatCGGTGGAGTCGGATCAAGACGATGAAGAAGGTGATT TGAACTCCTCACCTACCCCCCCTGACGCACCACCAGAGCCCTCTGATGAACAGGATGGCAATGCAGAAGATGAAGTCGTCGGTGATATCGATGATAAGATAAGCAAAATAGAAGGCTTAGAGAATTTG GTCGTGAATAGTCCGAGCTGGTTTTTACACGTCAAGCCACACTTGACTAAAGAAGAACTTAAGGAATTGTGGGAGAGAACTCCTTGG GGAATAAAATGGTTTTGGGATGAGAACGGCGACGATGATGAAGATGAATATGGAAATCAGGAGCGGGGAAGATATATTATCCAAGCAccctttttttaa
- the LOC126780419 gene encoding uncharacterized protein LOC126780419 isoform X2: MSDKREKEVNIQDSNSESSSDGESAPPASNTTTYVADNSTVDSLVAKIYYYLSVESDQDDEEVNSSPTPPDAPPEPSDEQDGNAEDEVVGDIDDKISKIEGLENLVVNSPSWFLHVKPHLTKEELKELWERTPWGIKWFWDENGDDDEDEYGNQERGRYIIQAPFF, from the exons ATGAGTGACAAACGTGAAAAAGAGGTCAACATACAAGATTCCAATAGCGAGTCGTCGTCTGATGGCGAATCGGCTCCACCAGCCTCGAATACAACAACATACGTTGCTG ACAATTCTACTGTGGATTCACTGGTggcaaaaatttattattacctatCGGTGGAGTCGGATCAAGACGATGAAGAAG TGAACTCCTCACCTACCCCCCCTGACGCACCACCAGAGCCCTCTGATGAACAGGATGGCAATGCAGAAGATGAAGTCGTCGGTGATATCGATGATAAGATAAGCAAAATAGAAGGCTTAGAGAATTTG GTCGTGAATAGTCCGAGCTGGTTTTTACACGTCAAGCCACACTTGACTAAAGAAGAACTTAAGGAATTGTGGGAGAGAACTCCTTGG GGAATAAAATGGTTTTGGGATGAGAACGGCGACGATGATGAAGATGAATATGGAAATCAGGAGCGGGGAAGATATATTATCCAAGCAccctttttttaa
- the LOC126780421 gene encoding uncharacterized protein LOC126780421 — protein MMYLLSESTYKITITDDHDILDEGLLFSKESLETGNFTQEEIAAATKLFKDCYNRQWEALQGPDSDDDEDYPWPMPSFATPAIDIDEASENDWIDEDDYKVLMEVLDEIVHINPPFLEVPKYVFNVNISKYGSYDEKNNKWIVQLEYCVHHYPDDSTD, from the exons atgatGTATCTTCTAAGCGAGTCGACCTATAAGATCACTATTACCGATGATCACGACATTTTGGACGAGGGACTCCTTTTTTCGAAGGAGTCGCTCGAAACTGGAAAC tttacgcAAGAAGAAATTGCTGCGGCTACTAAATTATTCAAGGACTGTTata ACAGGCAATGGGAGGCATTACAAGGACCGGACTCGGACGACGATGAAGATTATCCTT GGCCTATGCCTTCATTTGCAACACCGGCGATTGATATTGATGAGGCCTCGGAGAACGATTGGATCGACGAAGATGACTACAAAGTATTAATGGAGGTCTTGGACGAAATa GTCCATATTAATCCCCCTTTCTTGGAGGTGCCGAAGTATGTCTTCAATGTGAACATATCTAAATATGGATCTTACGATGAAAAG aataatAAGTGGATTGTGCAGTTGGAATATTGCGTGCATCATTATCCAGACGATTCCACTGATTAA